One genomic region from Geotoga petraea encodes:
- a CDS encoding LacI family DNA-binding transcriptional regulator, whose product MNIKEIAKKANVSVATVSRVLNNPEKVKNETKNRVLSVIKKYNYRPDAIAKSMRKKKTGIFSIVFSVHTDRIFETSYSQQLLQGTISYMSKKGLKLIVDTHAQKDLIDYYGSVIDSKIVDGFILLDLKENDKRIDFLNKKNFPYVVIGRNSKNNFNYIDSDNTSGAFYAIEKFSEMGLRKILYLTGDKNNPVTEQRNEGVKNAARLNNIKIDMEYANFDEEKAVKIFKQKITKTDFEGIFCASDKMAIAIMQEMRRTKKYFPIIGFDNIELAKFFDLTTVDQNIFDIGFNAAKNVHELSQGNKINSIIIPTKLVERESTKKFKRG is encoded by the coding sequence ATGAATATAAAAGAAATTGCCAAAAAAGCAAATGTTTCAGTAGCAACTGTATCAAGAGTTTTAAACAACCCTGAAAAAGTTAAAAATGAAACAAAAAATAGAGTTTTAAGTGTTATTAAAAAATATAATTATAGGCCTGATGCAATTGCAAAATCAATGAGAAAAAAAAAGACAGGAATTTTTTCTATAGTTTTTTCTGTTCATACAGATCGAATCTTTGAAACATCATATTCCCAACAATTATTGCAAGGAACTATATCTTATATGTCTAAAAAAGGTTTAAAGCTAATAGTAGATACCCACGCTCAAAAAGATTTGATAGATTATTATGGATCAGTAATTGATAGCAAAATAGTAGATGGTTTTATTTTACTTGATTTAAAAGAAAATGATAAAAGAATTGATTTTTTAAACAAAAAAAATTTTCCCTATGTAGTTATAGGAAGAAATTCTAAAAATAATTTTAATTATATTGATTCTGACAATACATCTGGTGCTTTTTACGCTATTGAAAAGTTTTCAGAAATGGGGCTAAGAAAAATATTGTATCTGACTGGTGATAAAAATAATCCTGTTACTGAGCAAAGAAACGAAGGAGTTAAGAATGCAGCAAGATTGAATAATATAAAAATAGATATGGAATACGCAAATTTTGATGAAGAAAAAGCTGTTAAAATTTTTAAACAAAAAATCACTAAAACAGATTTTGAAGGAATTTTTTGTGCTTCAGATAAAATGGCTATAGCCATTATGCAAGAAATGAGAAGAACTAAAAAATATTTCCCAATAATAGGGTTTGATAACATCGAGCTTGCTAAATTTTTTGATTTAACAACAGTAGATCAAAACATCTTTGATATAGGTTTTAATGCAGCCAAAAATGTACACGAATTATCTCAAGGCAATAAAATTAATTCAATAATAATTCCCACAAAATTGGTAGAACGGGAAAGTACCAAAAAATTTAAAAGGGGGTAA